In Paenibacillus sonchi, the genomic stretch TCTGTGGCGGAGGTCCATGAATTTCTGGACCCGGAACGCGGTGAGATCCGTATCGGATTTCCCCACAGTCTGGGAACGCATTTGATCCCTTCGATCGTGGCGGAATTCCGGAAATACTATCCGCATGTGAAATTCCGCTTCAAGCAAGGGTCATACCCTTCCCTCATTAAGGATGTAATTTCTGGAGAGGTGGACTTGGCCTTTGTCTCCCCTTTTCCGGAGAACGATGAGCATGTGGCCGGGGATATTGTGATGACCGAGGAACTGTTTGCCATCCTTCCGCAGAATCATCCGCTGGCCGGGGAGAAGGTCATCCGGCTGGAGCAGCTGCGGGAAGAGAAGTTTGTTCTGTTCAGCCAGGGATATTCACTAAGGCCGATCGTGTGGCAGGCCTGCCTCCAGGCGGGCTTCAAACCCCAGATAGCCTTTGAAGGCGGAGAAACGGACACCATACGCGGTTTGGTCGCTGCGGGCATGGGGGTGAGCCTGCTCCCGGAGATGGCTCTGTATCAGACCAATCCGATGCAGCCTGCGCAGGTACGGGTCGTAGAGCCCCCTGTAACCAGGACGGTCGGGCTCATCCACCGGGCTGATGGCAAGCTGCCCTTGGTGGCCCGGTCCTTCCGGACCTTTCTGCTGACCTATTTCAGAGACAGAAATAACAATACCCCGGTAGGCTCCTAGCCTCCGGGGTATTTGTTATCTGGTTCATGTTATTGTGGTGTCGAGTGTGCCGTTATCCAGCTTAGTCGCGGTTTCCGAGGAACATGGTGATCAGACGCAGCAGCTCAAGCAAGGAGACCAGAGCTGCGGCTACGTAAGTCAGGGCTGCCGCATTCAGCACCTTCGCCACACCGCGTTCTTCTTCGTTGCGGATATACCCTTGCTCAACCATGACCTGACGCGCCCGGTTGCTGGCGTTGAATTCTACGGGGAGCGTTACGAGCTGGAAGGCAACGGCAGCTGAAAAGAAGATGATGCCGAGGCCGATCAGGTTAAAAGAGCTGAATAGGAAACCTGCCAGCAGCATAAAAGGTGCGACACCCGAAGCGATATTGACTACCGGGAACATCCGGTGGCGCAGCGTAAGCATCGGATAATGAACTTTGTGCTGGATCGCGTGGCCAACCTCATGGCACGCTACAGAGATGGCTGCGATGGAACGTTCGTAATATACCGGCTCTGACAAACGCACGACCCGGTGAATAGGGTCGTAGTGGTCGGAAAGAGCGCCGCGGACGGGCTCAATCGGCACATCCCCCAGACCGTTGGCGTCGAGCATCCGCCGCGCCGCATCATAGCCGGTCATTCCGCTGGTATTGGCTACCTTGGCCCATTTATTGAAATTGCCCTTCACCCGAAATTGTGCCCACAATGAAAATAGAAAAGCGATTATTACCAACAGGTACATCAATGGCATCATATGTCATTCCTCCACTATAGTTAATAAGCTGATTACATTGGCGGACCTTGCGTGAGCAGGAGCTTGATTGCTTCCATGCAGGCAACTCCTTGTGGAAGAAGCGCGGCCAGTGCACGTCTGGCCTGAACGGGCTTCAAACCGCTGATGACAGGTTCAAGCGCCTTCACCTCACGCTCCAACCGCTGCATTTGCAGCTCTAGCTCCGCTAATCTGTCCGAAACGTCATTTTCGGAGGTGGCTGCATTCCACTTGCTCATCATGGATTTGATCTCATCCAATGTATATTTCTCTTGCTTTAGTTGATTAATACGCTCCAAAGCGACAAGGGTTTCATGGCTGTACAACCGGTAATTTTTAACACTTCTTGATTCCGGTGCAATCAATCCCAGCTTCGTATAATAATCAATGGTCCGTTCGCTGGTATGGGCGGCTTTGGCCAGTTCGCCAATCCGGTAAAGGGTCATATCCCCATGGTCTCTCACCTCGTTGAATGAATTCGTTGGATCGGAAGGATATATTTTCTTTCTATAATAATAGAGCATACTTAATGATAGCAAATCACAAACCGTACAGTCAAACGTCATACTTACTTTAAGTATATGATGGGAATAGCATAAGATGCCTGTATGGCTGCCCTTATATTCAGCGTATGCAATTCACTTGGAAGGGTTTAAAAGCGCCGGCGAAATATATTACATATCATGTTAACTTATATTATGAAATCACTTATTAACATTGTAGCAAATGAAGGGGATGTCCATTTTCGCAGAAAACATGAGCTTCCATAAATAAATTAAGACATCCAAAAAAATAGTCTTGTCAATTTACCTGACTTCTGATTATAATGACATTAAGAGTTTCATGCTTTGTTAGAAAATATAACACTGGGGAGTGGGGTAAAGAATGAAAAAAAGATGATAATGATGTTTCTGGCTATGATCACATTGATGGTCTA encodes the following:
- a CDS encoding MerR family transcriptional regulator encodes the protein MTLYRIGELAKAAHTSERTIDYYTKLGLIAPESRSVKNYRLYSHETLVALERINQLKQEKYTLDEIKSMMSKWNAATSENDVSDRLAELELQMQRLEREVKALEPVISGLKPVQARRALAALLPQGVACMEAIKLLLTQGPPM
- a CDS encoding LysR family transcriptional regulator; protein product: MELRQLQYFLKVAQKEHVTRAAEELHVAQSAVSRQIHQLEQELGVDLFMQKGRNLQLTPVGQLFCKRVESVLKELERSVAEVHEFLDPERGEIRIGFPHSLGTHLIPSIVAEFRKYYPHVKFRFKQGSYPSLIKDVISGEVDLAFVSPFPENDEHVAGDIVMTEELFAILPQNHPLAGEKVIRLEQLREEKFVLFSQGYSLRPIVWQACLQAGFKPQIAFEGGETDTIRGLVAAGMGVSLLPEMALYQTNPMQPAQVRVVEPPVTRTVGLIHRADGKLPLVARSFRTFLLTYFRDRNNNTPVGS
- a CDS encoding zinc metallopeptidase; amino-acid sequence: MMPLMYLLVIIAFLFSLWAQFRVKGNFNKWAKVANTSGMTGYDAARRMLDANGLGDVPIEPVRGALSDHYDPIHRVVRLSEPVYYERSIAAISVACHEVGHAIQHKVHYPMLTLRHRMFPVVNIASGVAPFMLLAGFLFSSFNLIGLGIIFFSAAVAFQLVTLPVEFNASNRARQVMVEQGYIRNEEERGVAKVLNAAALTYVAAALVSLLELLRLITMFLGNRD